The following DNA comes from Microbacterium terregens.
CTCCATCGTGAGCTCGGGCATGCGCTTCAGCGACGACGTCAAGCGACGCCTGCACGCGCTCGGCGACATCGCCATCGTCGACATGCTCGCCTCGAGCGAGGGCGGGCCCTACGCGTTCGGCATCACCCGCAACGCGGACGACCTGCCGGCGAAGCTCATGATCACCCCCGGCACGGTGCTGCTGGACGAGGATCTGAATGAGATCCAGGCGGATGCCGGCGCCCTCGGCATCCTCGCCTTCCGAGGCATCCTGCCCAAGGGCTACTACCAGGATCCCGAGAAGACCGAGAAGACCTTCCCGACCATCCGCGGGCATCGCTACGTCATGCCGGGTGACTGGGCACGCGCGCGCGGCGACGGGTCGGTGGACCTGCTCGGCCGGCTCGCCGCCGTCGTCAACACCGGCGGCGAGAAGGTGTTCCCCGCCGAGGTCGAGGACGCACTCCTGGAGCACGAGGGCGTCGACGACGTCATCGTGTTCGGGATGCCGGATCGCCGGTTCGGCGAGGTCGTCAGCGCCATGGTCGCCCCGATGCCCGGCTCACGCATCGACGTGCCCGAGCTGCTCGCGTTCCTGGATCAGCGACTGGCCGGTTACAAGAAGCCTCGCCACGTCTTCGTCCGCGAGTCGCTGGAGCGCTCCTCGACGGGCAAGGTGGAGCTGGCCCGGGTCAAGCAGGACGCCGCCCGCGAGCTGGCGGAACGGGCGGAGCCGGCCGAGCATGCGGAGGTCGTGAAGTGACCGCCGCGCCGCCCACGGACCTGTTCGGCTACAGCGAGCTGCTGTCCGAACTCGAGCTGGCCAAACTGCAGTCGCTGCGGGACCTGCTCGAGGAACAGGCCCGGCCGCACCTGGCCGACTGGTGGGAGCGGGCCGAGTCCCCCGTGCATCTGCGCGCAGAGCTCGCGGCGCTGCGCTTGGAGGACGATCCGGGTCTGCTCGACGACGACGGCCGGCTGAGCCCGTTCTACGTCGGCTTCCGTCACTTCGAGCTGGCCCGCTTCGACATGTCCATCGGCACCCTCTACGGGGGCCAGGTCAGCATGTTCCGCACCGTCGTGCGCGAGGGCGGTTCGCCCGAGCAGGTGGCCCGGCTGGACCCGCTGATCCCGTCGTTCGAAGTGACCGGGTGCTTCGCCCTCACCGAGCCGCTGCACGGGTCGGACGTGGCCGGAGGCATGGAGACGACGGCGACACGCGAAGGCGATACCTGGCGCATCAGCGGCCATAAGCGCTGGATCGGCAACGCCGCACAGTCCGACATCATCGTCGTCGTCGCGCGGGATGCCGCTGACGGACGCACGAAGGCGTTCCTGGTCCCCCGGAACTCGCCGGGTCTGAGCCTGACAGACATCACCGGCAAGATCAGTCTGCGGATGGTGCGCAACGCGGACATCGTCCTCGACGACGTGCGCGTGGACGAATCAGAGCGGCTGCAGCGGATCGATTCGTTCCGTGACCTTTCCGCCATCCTCGCCAAGCTGCGCTACGCCGTCGGCTGGAACGCCGCGGGCCTTCAGGCCGGTGCCTACGAGGCGGCGTTGGCGTACGCGCTGCGACGCGAGCAGTTCGGGCGTCCGATCGCCGGGTTCCAGCTGATCCAGGAGAAGCTGACCCGCATGCTGGGCAACGCCACGGCGACGCTCGCGATGACGGTGCGTTTGACCGAGCTGCATCGACGAGGCGCCATGGCCGATGAGCACGCCGCGCTCGCCAAGACGTGGTCGGCGGATCGAGCGCGCGAGACGGTAGCCCTCGCGCGGGAGATCTGCGGCGCCGAGGGGATCCGCGTCGAGAACGACGTGGCGCGGTTCTTCGCAGACGCCGAGGCGCTGTACACGTTCGAGGGCACGCACGAGGTGAACTCGCTGATCGTAGGCAAGGCCATCACAGGGCTGAGCGCCTTCACGCGCTGACGCTCAGCCCGGTGCCGACGCGGGTCAGTCGTGGCGGATGCCGCCACGGATGTTGCGGCCCTCGAGGAGGTCGATATAGCCCTGCTCGATGTCCTCGAGGGAGTAGAACCCCGAGATGAGCTCGTCGAGCTTGAGCTGACCCGCCTGATACATGGCGTACTGGCGAGGAATGTCGGCCCGCGGGTTGCTCGAGCCGTAGATGGCGCCCTGGATGCGCTTCTGATAGCGGGTGATGTCCAGCACCGGCACCGGGATGCTGGTCTCCGACGCCGGAGCGATGCCGGTCACGACCACGGTTCCGGCCTTGCGGATCGCGTAGAAGGCGTCCGCGACGTCCTGGCCCGAGACCACGCCCACCGTGACGATCGCCCGGTCGGCGCCCTGTCCGTTGGTGATGCTCTGGGCGAACTCGGTGGCCTCGGCGATCGTCGCGAACGCATGCGTCGCGCCCACCTCGAGCGCCTTCTGACGCTTGAACTCGACGGGGTCGACGGCGATGATCGCGGTCGCCCCGGCGTGCTTTGCGCCCTGGACGGCGTTGATGCCGACACCGCCGACGCCCATGATGATGATCGTGTCCCCGGGGCGCGTCTCGGCGGAGTAGACAGCCGATCCCCAGCCGGTGCCGACTCCGCAGCCCAGGAGCCAGAGCTTGTCCAGCGGGGCATCGGAGGGGAGCTTCACCGCGGAGTTGACATCCACGACGGTGTGGCCGGCGAACGTGCCGAGACCGCACATCTGGCTGACCGGCGTGCCGTCCGGAAGCGACACGCGGTAGCTGTCGATGTCCGTGAAGCGGCTGCCCCGCATCAGGAACGCGCCGAGGTCGCAGAGGTTCGTCATTCCCTCGTTGCACCAGCGGCACTTGCCGCAGCTGGCGATGAACGAGAACACGACCTTGTCGCCGACTTCCCAGCCTGGGGTGTTCGGACCGACCTCCTGGACGATCCCGGTGCCCTCATGGCCGGCGACCATCGGGAGTGTGCCGGCGGTGCTGTCACCGGTGACGAGGTGGTAGTCGGAGTGGCAGAGACCGCTGACGACCATCTTCACCAGGATCTCTCCCTGACGCGGGTCGTCGAGCTCGACGTCGACGACCTCGAACGTGCCGGGCTGCTCGCGGATGATCGCAGCTCGAGTCTTGGTTGGCATGGTCTCTCCTTTGAAACGATGTGCCGGCCGCAGCGCTCTGACGAGCGGATGGACCGGCGGTGCGCGGGTAAGCCTATGTATGCCCGCCCCGGAAAGGCAAGGCATTTGTACCGCACAGCGTACGTCGGTACGCATTGTGGCGCGAAATGCTAGACAACGGTCACTCGATCTGTCACGATCGCAGTGAAA
Coding sequences within:
- a CDS encoding acyl-CoA dehydrogenase family protein, which encodes MTAAPPTDLFGYSELLSELELAKLQSLRDLLEEQARPHLADWWERAESPVHLRAELAALRLEDDPGLLDDDGRLSPFYVGFRHFELARFDMSIGTLYGGQVSMFRTVVREGGSPEQVARLDPLIPSFEVTGCFALTEPLHGSDVAGGMETTATREGDTWRISGHKRWIGNAAQSDIIVVVARDAADGRTKAFLVPRNSPGLSLTDITGKISLRMVRNADIVLDDVRVDESERLQRIDSFRDLSAILAKLRYAVGWNAAGLQAGAYEAALAYALRREQFGRPIAGFQLIQEKLTRMLGNATATLAMTVRLTELHRRGAMADEHAALAKTWSADRARETVALAREICGAEGIRVENDVARFFADAEALYTFEGTHEVNSLIVGKAITGLSAFTR
- a CDS encoding NDMA-dependent alcohol dehydrogenase, encoding MPTKTRAAIIREQPGTFEVVDVELDDPRQGEILVKMVVSGLCHSDYHLVTGDSTAGTLPMVAGHEGTGIVQEVGPNTPGWEVGDKVVFSFIASCGKCRWCNEGMTNLCDLGAFLMRGSRFTDIDSYRVSLPDGTPVSQMCGLGTFAGHTVVDVNSAVKLPSDAPLDKLWLLGCGVGTGWGSAVYSAETRPGDTIIIMGVGGVGINAVQGAKHAGATAIIAVDPVEFKRQKALEVGATHAFATIAEATEFAQSITNGQGADRAIVTVGVVSGQDVADAFYAIRKAGTVVVTGIAPASETSIPVPVLDITRYQKRIQGAIYGSSNPRADIPRQYAMYQAGQLKLDELISGFYSLEDIEQGYIDLLEGRNIRGGIRHD